A region from the Vicia villosa cultivar HV-30 ecotype Madison, WI linkage group LG3, Vvil1.0, whole genome shotgun sequence genome encodes:
- the LOC131658665 gene encoding uncharacterized protein LOC131658665 — MNFLDLFPEAVATDIPPSSILVTDPYSNPVSEENKLKSKKSFVEAISNVCVIPTSQLPIPCVKGDRISIMIPEDEYLLGLESCKHNLHGRILWPKGSTPFTVQQLKTKLLSLWSSLQKWGVTSLGKGFFEFSFSSLEDVRRVRASPAWNLNPGILKLFPWTKDFVPSNMNQSSAQVWVRIHGLAQEYWRPKILFTIASSIGTPICIDSSSNKPLLDRPFGHFVRVLVDIDLMKELRDKVLIERTGFAFFVDLEYEKLLDFCDYCKYPGHTVHSRRRKKAAEQQSTVKNDAQQNFAKDNNQNKHNSQPPLMNKGKEPLIDKTPQLGAETSGVLKDKVAFRDPNLSTPVEISKHVGPSSGGVLNNNAILIPTAEIDDPILVDLNAQAKILKAAAVLNQLEISSSDSEFVVETQLAATNNLIDNNHNTANNFLNDSWDNLASKAHI, encoded by the coding sequence ATGAACTTCCTAGATCTCTTCCCTGAAGCTGTTGCAACTGACATACCACCCTCCTCCATCTTAGTTACAGATCCATATTCCAATCCTGTTTCAgaagaaaataaattgaaatcCAAAAAATCTTTTGTCGAAGCCATCTCTAATGTCTGTGTCATTCCTACCAGTCAGCTTCCCATTCCCTGTGTCAAAGGAGATAGAATCTCGATTATGATTCCTGAAGATGAATACCTTTTGGGGCTGGAATCATGTAAGCACAACCTACATGGTAGAATCCTCTGGCCTAAAGGTTCCACACCCTTCACAGTTCAACAACTCAAGACCAAGCTTCTGTCTTTGTGGAGTTCTCTCCAGAAATGGGGAGTCACCTCCCTTGGCAAGGGATTTTTCGAGTTCTCCTTCTCCAGTCTGGAAGATGTTCGTCGCGTCAGAGCTTCCCCTGCTTGGAACCTTAACCCGGGTATCCTCAAGCTTTTCCCCTGGACTAAAGATTTTGTTCCATCCAACATGAATCAGAGTTCTGCACAAGTCTGGGTCCGCATTCATGGCCTTGCCCAGGAATATTGGAGACCAAAAATTCTGTTTACCATTGCTAGTAGCATAGGTACACCCATTTGCATTGATTCATCTTCTAACAAACCCCTTCTGGATCGTCCTTTCGGTCACTTTGTCCGCGTTTTGGTTGATATTGATCTTATGAAGGAGCTCAGGGACAAAGTTCTTATTGAGCGAACCGGTTTTGCATTCTTCGTAGACTTAGAGTATGAGAAGCTTCTGGATTTTTGTGATTATTGCAAATACCCGGGTCACACAGTTCACTCCCGCAGAAGAAAGAAAGCTGCTGAACAACAGTCCACAGTAAAAAATGATGCTCAACAAAACTTTGCCAAAGATAACAATCAGAACAAACACAATTCTCAACCCCCCTTGATGAATAAAGGTAAGGAGCCTTTGATCGATAAGACCCCTCAGCTGGGAGCTGAAACTAGTggagttctcaaagacaaggttGCCTTTCGAGACCCTAATCTCTCGACGCCCGTGGAGATCAGCAAACATGTCGGACCTTCTTCTGGAGGGGTGCTGAACAATAATGCGATTTTAATTCCAACTGCAGAGATAGATGATCCTATTTTAGTTGATTTAAATGCGCAGGCAAAGATTCTTAAGGCTGCTGCAGTTCTCAACCAGCTGGAGATTTCAAGTTCAGACTCTGAGTTCGTGGTGGAAACTCAGTTGGCTGCCACAAATAACCTGATCGATAATAATCATAATACTGCTAACAATTTTCTCAATGATTCTTGGGATAATTTGGCTTCTAAGGCTCATATTTAG